TATCAACGATGCCAAGTTTGGCGGAAAATTGCCGGATGGTCACTACACGTATGCGGTGCAGATGGATGACAACCAATCCATCCAGGCGACAACCTTGCAGACGGGTGTGGTGACAGGGGTGTCGCGGCAAAGTGGTGACATTGTTTTGGATTTGAATGGTCGGGTGTTTCCTTTGAACAGCGTGCTGCGGATAGACCAACCCGATTCCTGATGGCGTGAGTAAGCTTGTTATGGCGCGTGCGCCCTGGCTGGTTTATCCAGGCATGTGACAGGGAGCGGTGCGTTGGTGTGCGCTTGAGTCGCTGTAGGGGTCAGGCTGTTACAGGAGTTGCAAGAGGAGGTTGGAATGACCAGCATTCATGAGGCCATGTATTCCGGGTCCAGCGCATTGACCAATTACGGCAATGCCATGACGGTTATCGGGAATAACCTGGCCAATGCCAACACCACGGCATTCAAGGGAAGTCGTACCACGTTCGAGGATATTCTCATCCAGACTGTAGGCATCAGCGGTACCCGAGGGTCAACCCAGATTGGCACGGGCGTGGGGATGTCGTCGGTGGACCAGGATATGAACCAGGGATCCTTGAACGGCACCACGAGCGTCACGGACATGTCCATCGATGGGCGGGGTTTTTTTCAAGTCAAATCAAAACCGAATGTGGCCGTCCAGGGGGGGGTCGTGGCGGCTGTGACAAGCAATGATACCTTTTACACCCGGGCGGGCGACTTCAAGAAAAACAAGGATGGCTACCTGGTGACCAATGCAGGGTTGGTGTTGCAGGGGTGGGCTTTGGATAAGAATGGCAACAGAGGGGGGAACCTCCAGGATATCAACTTGACGCCGTTTCAGACCAGTGACCCCAAAGCCACCACTTTGGTCAATGTAGGGGTGAACCTGAACGCATCATCGCAAATCAATACGAAGGTTTATAACCCTGACGATCCGTCGACCTACGATTATGCGACAACGTCGCGTATCTACGACTCCCTGGGTAATGGTCACAATGTGGAGTTGCAGTTCAGGAATCTGGGTAACAACTCCTGGGAGTGGCATGCCGTTGTGCCGTCTGCCGAATTGGATCCTTCTCAGGCAAAGGCCGGACAAAAGAAGACGGCCATTGATTTGATTACCGGCAATGTCATGGCAATGCCGGGTGGTACGGGTACGACAGGTACGACAGGTACGACGGGTACGACAGGTGCGACGGGTACGGCCACGACTGGTGCACCCTACAAACCTGGTGTTCTGGTGTTTGACTCCTTCGGCAGGTTGAGCCAGGAGGGATCGACTCCCATCACGTTCAATTTTTCGAGTTCGAGCACCAAACCTGCATCCCAGCAGGTTCTTTTCGATTTCGGTGGGGCGGTGGGCGTCAATGGGGACTCCACGAACGATTTTGCCCTGCCGACGGGGCTTACCGGTGTAACGACAGCCACGACAGGTACGACAGGTACGACAGGTACGACGGGTGCGACAGGTACGACGGGTACGACGGGTACGACGGGTACGACAGGTACGACAGGTACGACCACCAGCAGCAGTCCGATCATGTATGGGGCTGGGACGCTGGCAGCCGATGCGGGCAATAACGGGACGGATGCCACCGTGCAACTGGCAGGTGATTTTGCCACCCTGAGGCTGAGTCAAAATGGTTTTCCCACGGGTTATCTGGAGAGCCTGGCCATTGGTCAGGATGGCAAGATCACGGGCAATTTTTCCAATGGGGACAGCCACGGATTGTATCAGGTGGCCCTGGTGGACTTTGACAACGCTCAGGATCTTGAGCAGATCGGATCAAATCTGTTTGCCGAGACGCGCCTCTCCGGCGCCGCACGAGCGGATCAGCCCCAAAGCGGTCGCCTGGGTGCCATCAAGAATTTTTCTTTGGAACAATCCAATATTGACTTATCCTCGGAGTTTGTAAACATGATCACCGTGCAGCGGGCGTTTCAGGCCAACTCACGGCTCATCACGGTTACGGACGGCATGATGGAGGAGTTGATCGCCCTGAAACGGTAAACGAGCGGCATAGGGTCGTTTAATTTTCTGTAACCATTCGGCACCCGGCCACGAACCGGGGTCCAGGTGGCTGGCTCCCTGGCAGGGCCTGGGGTGTCGGGTTGACGTAAAGGCATGGATGCGGCATGGTCACATGAAGGGGTGATGTCATGGCTGAAGAAGCGGAGCAGGAACCGGAGGAGGAATCCGGCGGTGGTGGTGGTGGCGGTGGTGGTGGTATCGTCAAAATTTTGATCATGGTGATTCCGGCCTTGTTGTTGGGTGCGGGCGGGGGATATTTTTTTGGTTCCAAAACCGTCACAACTGAAGTGAAAGAGGCGGTGCAAAAGGAACCGCATCCGGAAAAAACGGCCAAAAGCCCCAATGAGATGGTGGGAGACATCTATAAGATGGAACCTTTTGTGGTCAACCTGAACGAGCCACGAGGGAACCGCTATCTCAAGACAACGATCCAGTTGGAGATGGGGCAGAGCGTGCCTGCCAAGGGTGAAGATGGCAAAGAGAAACCTGAGGAACCAGCCAAAGAGGGTGAAAAAGGTTTGAAGTCCACCCCATTGAAGGAGGAGTTGGACAAGCGTCAGCCACAAATCCGTGACATCATTCTGCAACTTTTGACCTCCAAGGGGACGCAGGAGCTGCAGGCCTACGATGGCAAGTTCAAGTTGCGGGAGGAGATTTTGGCGCGCCTCAACGCCATCCTGAGCAATGGTCAGATCACGTCGGTTTACTTTACCGAGTTCGTCATTCAGTAACGCGCAGCGACAACAAACCCGGCGGTTGATATTCCATGTCACAAATCCTCTCCACTGAAGAAATCGACGCCCTCATGGGGGCGTTGGACGAAGGGTCTATCAACCTGGAGGAGATCGACGAGGATATACCCGATACCTCTCAGGAGAAAAAATACAGCGCCTTTGTTTTTGGTCAAAAAACCTCCATTCGGGCAGGCGCCTTGCCCGGTCTGGATTTGATCAACGAACATCTGGCATCTCAACTTTCCTTCAAGTTGACGCAAAAGGTGGGGCGTGAGGTTCACGTCATGCCCAAGACCACGATCAACCAGGTATTCGGGCGTTTTGTGCATGGGTTGACCCCTCCGATCTTCATTAACATTTTGCGTGTGGAACCCTCCGAGGATATGGCGCTGTTGACCATTGACGGGGATGTGATGTATCGGGTTTTGGAGGGTTTTTTTGGTGGAAGCGGCGATTCAGAGCGACCGTTTCGCAACTTCTCCTCCTTTGAGATGAAGGTGATTGACCGCATTATGGACGTGGCCCGGGAGCAGATCGAACTCTCCTGGAAAAAGTTGGATCCCTCGTTCAAATTGGTGTTGACCCGTTGGGAAAATCAGCCGCAGTTTGCAGCGGTGATGCCGCTTGACGACAACGTCTTCTTGATCACCTTTGCCGTGGAGGTGGGGGAGGCGGAGGGGTCATTGACCATCTGTTTTCCGTCGGTGATCCTTGAACTGTTCAAGCAGCAGCTCAAGGTTGGCTTCCAGCAGAAAGAGACCGTTGGTGGGGCTTCGACGTGGCGGCGCTCTCTGGTTCGGCAACTTGGCTACGTTCCCCTGCGCCTGGATCCGGTGATCGATCATGTCTCCATGAGCATGCGGGACATGATCAACCTGAAGGTGGGTGATGTCATCATGCTCAACACGGACCTCACCGAAGAGGTGGATATCGACATTGACGGCCATACCCGGTATGCCGCCATCGCCGGAGTCGTTGATGGCAAACGCGCTCTGCGGGTCACACGGGTCGTGAGAGAAAAAGAGGAGTGATTCACCAGGTCAACTGTTCAGGAGCGGAAGCGTTATGGAAGAGGAGCTCAATTTTTCCGATGAGGATTTAGGGGGGATGGGCAATGGTGCCGAAGGTCACATCCCCAGCCCGTTGGGCAGCAGTCTGAACTGGCAGGATCTGGCCGGTGATGGTGGAGGAGTCGAGAGCAAACCGGAAGAGGATAAAGGGGGCATTCCCCCCAATCTGGAACTGCTCATGGATGTGGCGCTGGATATCTCCGTCCGGCTGGGCAGTGTCCAGATGGAGATTCGTAGCCTGCTGAGGTTGAACAAAGGATCATTGATCGAACTGCAAAAAGAGGCGGATGATCCCCTGGAGATCTACGTCAATGACCGTCTCCTGGCCTATGGTGAGGTGGTCATGATCAAGGAAAAACTTGGCATCCGCATCACCGATATCGTTTCCATGGAAGAGCGGTTGGAGAGTTTGCGCTGATGAGCCCTCGGTTGGGTGCGGTCTTCCTGATTGTGGGGATGGTGGCTCTTGCGGCGGTCTGGATCGAGGGTGCGGGGGCTCTTGCCGGGACGGAGGGTGATGGGGCGGTAGATTTTGTCGGCGAGATGATCCGTATCCTTGGCTTTTTGGCTGCATTGGTGGCATTGTCTGTCATCGCCGTTCGCCTGGGGAAACGTCTGGAGCCGCGTTGGGGTGGTGGTGTGGTGCAACTTCTGGGGTCGCGCACCCTGGCCCCGGGCGTGGGTGTTCGCCTGATTCGGGTGGGATCCAGGGCTTGGCTGTTGGGTGTCACCCGGGAGCAGGTGTCGATGCTCGCCGAATTGGAAGAGAAGGATTTGCCCGTTTTGGAGGAACGCTCGCGGTGACTTTGCCCAAACGCCACAAGGGGGTTCTCGTTGCCCTGTCTGTCCTTGGATTGGGTTTGGGGGTCGGCGTGGCTGCGGCGGCGGATTTGACTTTTCCATCCATCACCCTCTCCACGGGGGGGCGGGCTGATCCGAGTCAGGTCGGTGTGGGGCTACAGATTCTTGCCCTGATGACCCTTTTTTCCCTGGCTCCGGCCATGCTCGTCATGATGACTTCGTTCACCCGCGTGATCGTGGTCATGTCTTTTGTGCGCCAAGCCATGGGTTTGCAGGGACAACCGCCCAACCAGGTTCTGGTCGCGCTCTCTCTCTTTGTCACTTTTTTTGTCATGGGACCGGTTTTCGATCGGGTATGGGATGATGCTCTCAATCCCTACCTGGAAAAAAAATTGAATGAGGCGACGGCCCTGGAGCGTGCATCCGTTCCCATCCGGGGGTTCATGTTGCGCCAGACCCGGGAGAAGGATCTGGCCCTTTTCATGCGCCTGGCCGGCATGCCGAAAACCCAAAAACCCCAGGATGTGCCGATCCGGCTTTTGATCCCTGCCTTCATGGTGTCGGAGTTGAAGACCGCCTTTCAGATCGGTTTCATGATCTATCTTCCCTTCCTGATCATCGATATGGTGGTGGCCAGTGTGGTCATGTCCATGGGTATGATGATGTTGCCGCCGTTGGTGATCTCCATGCCTGTGAAGCTTATATTGTTTGTGCTGGTGGATGGTTGGTCGTTGGTGGTCGGGTCGCTGGTGCAGTCCTTTCGGTGAAAAAACAAGCGCTTTAAAGACTGGGATGGAGGTCCAGGAGGGAGGGCTGCGCCCTTCCTCCTGGCGGGATCCGGGGCGGAGCCCCAAAAAAAAACTATTAAAAGACTGGGATGGAGGTCCAGGAGGAAGGGCTGCGCCCTTCCTCCTGGCGGNNNNNNNNNNNNNNNNNNNNNNNNNNNNNNNNNNNNNNNNNNNNNNNNNNNNNNNNNNNNNNNNNNNNNNNNNNNNNNNNNNNNNNNNNNNNNNNNNNNNNNNNNNNNNNNNNNNNNNNNNNNNNNNNNNNNNNNNNNNNNNNNNNNNNNNNNNNNNNNNNNNNNNNNNNNNNNNNNNNNNNNNNNNNNNNNNNNNNNNNNNNNNNNNNNNNNNNNNNNNNNNNNNNNNNNNNNNNNNNNNNNNNNNNNNNNNNNNNNNNNNNNNNNNNNNNNNNNNNNNNNNNNNNNNNNNNNNNNNNNNNNNNNNNNNNNNNNNNNNNNNNNNNNNNNNNNNNNNNNNNNNNNNNNNNNNNNNNNNNNNNNNNNNNNNNNNNNNNNNNNNNNNNNNNNNNNNNNNNNNNNNNNNNNNNNNNNNNNNNNNNNNNNNNNNNNNNNNNNNNNNNNNNNNNNNNNNNNNNNNNNNNNNNNNNNNNNNNNNNNNNNNNNNNNNNNNNNNNNNNNNNNNNNNNNNNNNNNNNNNNNNNNNNNNNNNNNNNNNNNNNNNNNNNNNNNNNNNNNNNNNNNNNNNNNNNNNNNNNNNNNNNNNNNNNNNNNNNNNNNNNNNNNNNNNNNNNNNNNNNNNNNNNNNNNNNNNNNNNNNNNNNNNNNNNNNNNNNNNNNNNNNNNNNNNNNNNNNNNNNNNNNNNNNNNNNNNNNNNNNNNNNNNNNNNNNNNNNNNNNNNNNNNNNNNNNNNNNNNNNNNNNNNNNNNNNNNNNNNNNNNNNNNNNNNNNNNNNNNNNNNNNNNNNNNNNNNNNNNNNNNNNNNNNNNNNNNNNNNNNNNNNNNNNNNNNNNNNNNNNNNNNNNNNNNNNNNNNNNNNNNNNNNNNNNNNNNNNNNNNNNNNNNNNNNNNNNNNNNNNNNNNNNNNNNNNNNNNNNNNNNNNNNNNNNNNNNNNNNNNNNNNNNNNNNNNNNNNNNNNNNNNNNNNNNNNNNNNNNNNNNNNNNNNNNNNNNNNNNNNNNNNNNNNNNNNNNNNNNNNNNNNNNNNNNNNNNNNNNNNNNNNNNNNNNNNNNNNNNNNNNNNNNNNNNNNNNNNNNNNNNNNNNNNNNNNNNNNNNNNNNNNNNNNNNNNNNNNNNNNNNNNNNNNNNNNNNNNNNNNNNNNNNNNNNNNNNNNNNNNNNNNNNNNNNNNNNNNNNNNNNNNNNNNNNNNNNNNNNNNNNNNNNNNNNNNNNNNNNNNNNNNNNNNNNNNNNNNNNNNNNNNNNNNNNNNNNNNNNNNNNNNNNNNNNNNNNNNNNNNNNNNNNNNNNNNNNNNNNNNNNNNNNNNNNNNNNNNNNNNNNNNNNNNNNNNNNNNNNNNNNNNNNNNNNNNNNNNNNNNNNNNNNNNNNNNNNNNNNNNNNNNNNNNNNNNNNNNNNNNNNNNNNNNNNNNNNNNNNNNNNNNNNNNNNNNNNNNNNNNNNNNNNNNNNNNNNNNNNNNNNNNNNNNNNNN
This sequence is a window from Magnetococcales bacterium. Protein-coding genes within it:
- a CDS encoding flagellar hook protein FlgE, with the protein product MTSIHEAMYSGSSALTNYGNAMTVIGNNLANANTTAFKGSRTTFEDILIQTVGISGTRGSTQIGTGVGMSSVDQDMNQGSLNGTTSVTDMSIDGRGFFQVKSKPNVAVQGGVVAAVTSNDTFYTRAGDFKKNKDGYLVTNAGLVLQGWALDKNGNRGGNLQDINLTPFQTSDPKATTLVNVGVNLNASSQINTKVYNPDDPSTYDYATTSRIYDSLGNGHNVELQFRNLGNNSWEWHAVVPSAELDPSQAKAGQKKTAIDLITGNVMAMPGGTGTTGTTGTTGTTGATGTATTGAPYKPGVLVFDSFGRLSQEGSTPITFNFSSSSTKPASQQVLFDFGGAVGVNGDSTNDFALPTGLTGVTTATTGTTGTTGTTGATGTTGTTGTTGTTGTTGTTTSSSPIMYGAGTLAADAGNNGTDATVQLAGDFATLRLSQNGFPTGYLESLAIGQDGKITGNFSNGDSHGLYQVALVDFDNAQDLEQIGSNLFAETRLSGAARADQPQSGRLGAIKNFSLEQSNIDLSSEFVNMITVQRAFQANSRLITVTDGMMEELIALKR
- a CDS encoding flagellar basal body-associated FliL family protein; the protein is MAEEAEQEPEEESGGGGGGGGGGIVKILIMVIPALLLGAGGGYFFGSKTVTTEVKEAVQKEPHPEKTAKSPNEMVGDIYKMEPFVVNLNEPRGNRYLKTTIQLEMGQSVPAKGEDGKEKPEEPAKEGEKGLKSTPLKEELDKRQPQIRDIILQLLTSKGTQELQAYDGKFKLREEILARLNAILSNGQITSVYFTEFVIQ
- the fliM gene encoding flagellar motor switch protein FliM; protein product: MSQILSTEEIDALMGALDEGSINLEEIDEDIPDTSQEKKYSAFVFGQKTSIRAGALPGLDLINEHLASQLSFKLTQKVGREVHVMPKTTINQVFGRFVHGLTPPIFINILRVEPSEDMALLTIDGDVMYRVLEGFFGGSGDSERPFRNFSSFEMKVIDRIMDVAREQIELSWKKLDPSFKLVLTRWENQPQFAAVMPLDDNVFLITFAVEVGEAEGSLTICFPSVILELFKQQLKVGFQQKETVGGASTWRRSLVRQLGYVPLRLDPVIDHVSMSMRDMINLKVGDVIMLNTDLTEEVDIDIDGHTRYAAIAGVVDGKRALRVTRVVREKEE
- the fliN gene encoding flagellar motor switch protein FliN, with protein sequence MEEELNFSDEDLGGMGNGAEGHIPSPLGSSLNWQDLAGDGGGVESKPEEDKGGIPPNLELLMDVALDISVRLGSVQMEIRSLLRLNKGSLIELQKEADDPLEIYVNDRLLAYGEVVMIKEKLGIRITDIVSMEERLESLR
- a CDS encoding FliO/MopB family protein, which translates into the protein MSPRLGAVFLIVGMVALAAVWIEGAGALAGTEGDGAVDFVGEMIRILGFLAALVALSVIAVRLGKRLEPRWGGGVVQLLGSRTLAPGVGVRLIRVGSRAWLLGVTREQVSMLAELEEKDLPVLEERSR
- the fliP gene encoding flagellar type III secretion system pore protein FliP (The bacterial flagellar biogenesis protein FliP forms a type III secretion system (T3SS)-type pore required for flagellar assembly.), which translates into the protein MTLPKRHKGVLVALSVLGLGLGVGVAAAADLTFPSITLSTGGRADPSQVGVGLQILALMTLFSLAPAMLVMMTSFTRVIVVMSFVRQAMGLQGQPPNQVLVALSLFVTFFVMGPVFDRVWDDALNPYLEKKLNEATALERASVPIRGFMLRQTREKDLALFMRLAGMPKTQKPQDVPIRLLIPAFMVSELKTAFQIGFMIYLPFLIIDMVVASVVMSMGMMMLPPLVISMPVKLILFVLVDGWSLVVGSLVQSFR